In Streptomyces ambofaciens ATCC 23877, a single genomic region encodes these proteins:
- a CDS encoding LamB/YcsF family protein has protein sequence MIDLNADLGEGFGRWTLTDDDALLSVVTSANVACGFHAGDPSVMRRVCRLAAERGVRIGAQVSYRDLAGFGRRAMEVPPDELTAEVAYQIGALRVFAEAAGAEVAYVKPHGALYNRTVHDAEQAEAVVAGVRLAGGALPVLGLPGSRLLAAARDAGLTGVPEAFADRAYTARGTLVPRREAGSVVTDEDAVVRRALAIAVDGTVEAADGTTVAVAARSLCVHGDTPNAARIAARVREALEASGAGIGAFA, from the coding sequence GTGATCGACCTCAACGCAGATCTCGGTGAAGGCTTCGGCCGCTGGACCCTCACCGACGACGACGCCCTGCTCTCCGTCGTCACCAGCGCCAATGTCGCCTGCGGTTTCCACGCGGGCGACCCGTCGGTGATGCGCCGCGTCTGCCGGCTCGCCGCCGAGCGCGGGGTGCGGATCGGGGCGCAGGTGTCCTACCGCGACCTGGCGGGCTTCGGACGGCGGGCGATGGAGGTGCCCCCCGACGAGCTGACGGCCGAGGTGGCGTACCAGATCGGGGCGCTCAGGGTGTTCGCCGAGGCCGCCGGTGCCGAGGTCGCCTACGTGAAACCGCACGGCGCGCTCTACAACCGCACCGTCCACGACGCCGAGCAGGCAGAGGCGGTCGTGGCCGGTGTGCGGCTCGCCGGTGGCGCCCTGCCGGTGCTCGGACTGCCCGGCTCCCGGCTGCTCGCCGCCGCCCGGGACGCCGGCCTCACCGGTGTGCCCGAGGCCTTCGCGGACCGCGCCTACACGGCACGGGGCACCCTCGTCCCCCGGCGCGAGGCGGGCTCCGTGGTGACCGACGAGGACGCGGTGGTGCGGCGCGCGCTCGCGATAGCGGTGGACGGCACGGTCGAGGCCGCGGACGGCACGACCGTCGCGGTCGCCGCCCGCTCGCTGTGTGTGCACGGCGACACTCCGAACGCGGCCAGGATCGCGGCCCGGGTGCGCGAGGCGCTGGAGGCGTCCGGGGCCGGGATCGGGGCGTTCGCATGA
- a CDS encoding 50S ribosomal protein bL37, translating to MSSKRRRKKKARRKNGANHGSRPQS from the coding sequence ATGTCCTCGAAGCGACGTCGCAAGAAGAAGGCCCGCCGCAAGAACGGCGCGAATCACGGCAGCCGTCCGCAGAGCTGA
- a CDS encoding ABC transporter transmembrane domain-containing protein, with amino-acid sequence MRTPDTQRTRAGSDILRTALRRNIGAMTSGTVLMGLYQAGETAFPIALGLIVEHTMRDRSPGSLGLAIAALAVIITTVSLSWRFGMRILQKANTTEAHRWRVRVAGCGLQPVARDVDLKSGEVLTIATEDADQTADIIEVVPLLISSLVAVLIAALALGLADLRLGALVIVGTVAILSVLSVMSKRIGSSTREQQARVARAGAKVADLIIGLRPLHGFGGNHAAFRSYRKVSTEAKRQAVTVARVNGAYAGTALALNAVLAAAVTLTAGVLAFEGRINIGELVMAVGLAQFIMEPLRLFSEMPKYVMIARASAERMALVLAAPPVTAPGAEQPASGGDLEVDCVRHGALRNVKFTVAAGEFVAIAAYQPRAAADLAAVLALNVPPDAYEGAVRVGGRDLADLSIGAARELMLVNPYDGEIFAGTLRSNIDPSNTSRTVPEAVEASMLTDVVALHREGLDYAVRDRGANLSGGQRQRLSLARALAADADVLVLRDPTTAVDAVTEQLIARNVAKLRRGRTTLVITSSPALLDAADRVLVLDEGVITAEDTHRNLLATDHDYRLAVTR; translated from the coding sequence ATGAGAACTCCTGACACGCAGCGGACCCGCGCCGGGTCCGACATCCTGCGGACCGCGCTGCGTCGCAACATCGGCGCCATGACCTCGGGCACCGTGCTGATGGGCCTCTACCAGGCCGGTGAGACCGCCTTCCCCATCGCGCTCGGCCTGATCGTCGAACACACCATGCGGGACCGGAGCCCCGGCTCGCTCGGCCTGGCGATCGCCGCCCTGGCCGTGATCATCACGACCGTTTCGCTGTCGTGGCGGTTCGGGATGCGCATCCTGCAGAAGGCCAACACCACCGAGGCGCACCGATGGCGGGTGCGGGTCGCGGGGTGCGGGCTCCAGCCGGTGGCCAGGGACGTGGACCTCAAGTCCGGTGAGGTGCTGACCATCGCCACCGAGGACGCCGACCAGACCGCCGACATCATCGAGGTGGTGCCGCTGCTGATCAGTTCACTGGTCGCGGTGCTGATCGCGGCGCTGGCACTGGGCCTGGCCGACCTCCGGCTCGGCGCGCTCGTGATCGTGGGGACCGTCGCGATCCTGTCCGTGCTGAGCGTGATGTCCAAGCGGATCGGCTCCAGCACCCGTGAACAGCAGGCACGGGTGGCACGGGCGGGAGCCAAGGTAGCCGACCTCATCATCGGGCTGCGGCCGCTGCACGGTTTCGGCGGCAACCACGCGGCGTTCCGGTCCTACCGGAAGGTCAGCACGGAGGCGAAGCGGCAGGCGGTCACCGTCGCCCGGGTGAACGGAGCGTACGCGGGCACCGCGCTGGCCCTCAACGCGGTGCTCGCCGCCGCCGTGACCCTGACGGCCGGCGTGCTGGCGTTCGAGGGGCGGATCAACATCGGGGAACTCGTCATGGCCGTGGGGCTCGCGCAGTTCATCATGGAACCGCTCAGGCTGTTCTCCGAGATGCCGAAGTACGTGATGATCGCGCGCGCCTCCGCCGAGCGGATGGCGCTCGTCCTGGCCGCGCCCCCGGTGACGGCCCCGGGGGCCGAGCAGCCGGCCTCCGGCGGGGACCTGGAGGTCGACTGCGTGCGCCACGGGGCGCTGCGGAACGTGAAGTTCACGGTGGCCGCCGGCGAGTTCGTCGCGATCGCCGCCTACCAGCCGCGGGCGGCGGCCGACCTCGCCGCGGTCCTCGCCCTGAACGTCCCGCCCGACGCGTACGAGGGCGCGGTGCGGGTCGGCGGCCGGGACCTGGCGGACCTGTCGATCGGGGCGGCCCGCGAGCTGATGCTGGTCAACCCGTACGACGGGGAGATCTTCGCGGGCACCCTGCGCAGCAACATCGACCCGTCGAACACCAGCCGGACGGTCCCGGAGGCCGTCGAGGCGTCCATGCTGACCGACGTCGTCGCCCTGCACCGGGAAGGGCTGGACTACGCGGTCCGCGACCGCGGCGCCAACCTCTCCGGCGGACAGCGCCAGCGCCTGTCCCTCGCCCGTGCCCTCGCCGCGGACGCCGACGTCCTGGTCCTGCGCGATCCGACCACGGCCGTCGACGCGGTGACCGAGCAGCTCATCGCGCGCAACGTCGCGAAGCTGCGCCGGGGCCGCACCACCCTCGTGATCACCAGCAGTCCGGCCCTCCTGGACGCCGCCGACCGGGTCCTCGTACTGGACGAGGGCGTCATCACCGCCGAGGACACGCATCGCAACCTGCTCGCCACCGACCACGACTATCGCCTGGCGGTCACCCGGTGA
- a CDS encoding MXAN_6230/SCO0854 family RING domain-containing protein: MLAAESVLLRRVQTAYVDGASPAGGGSGPAMRRLEAELLGRGHVLSARLHAALGSLALDELAAAHTRLVGLADDLLGSDRTHTPLFRRFPRTVPRDTEALYVDRVFAFLLQQPQHPCVLCGEARTVHPVSPCAHLVCRLCWDGADYAGCPVCHRRIDADDPFLRPVRAVGAAKAPVPGPLRLLRLGTDRAADATDVVDALLARRTPLSPQDRDDLLTLLPLTPAGRGELPEDIPVRETKALVLGALVREAADGVPVGKLLAERLTTATDVLRLLAVLSDGDAGLVTPTRFTNPSRPLRRELLAILDGLPTAYLVEDVLRHPTAWKRAAEVLHPFERHTRHPRAALAVAVLRGTPVDPGTPFGAALLGTAAAHPDAVRVDGGRIRPATWAGRLEQAVAEGDVGRAAALAGERPGELVRRLDRLLCLHTGDALEAELEKALRRGLPKVGPGPLLSALGALRVRTEDRTGGRRVFFPRGDVTRALTVAERRAPLPAGLVSAAVASLEGEVLRRFAAGPPYELSVLDPGLADVTVPFTERSAAKALVALGRGSAQPLPGGALLRLFLHWTEPRGNRTDLDLSVAFFDAAWEFTGLCDYTNLVHGVDAAVHSGDLTSAPAPRGATEYVDLDLERLARRGDVYAVPLVFSFNNVPFEELPDAFAGFMALPAGGPRDASYDPRTVRQRFDLAGDSRVCLPMIVDLGRRRTLWTDIHLPSASGFQSVGSHGGGELATVARNVWEQFTSGGRATLWDLAVWRAAARSSEVAVTCRGPEPALLRYLRRPEETLQGFAARVASTEDGDACLPHSDPDEAAARLAAGKRVFLATVHGDIGPDRASGTLYRVFPGPGDASEALSRVTAGDMVAELG, translated from the coding sequence TTGCTCGCTGCCGAGTCCGTACTGCTGCGCCGTGTCCAGACCGCGTACGTCGACGGGGCGTCCCCGGCCGGTGGCGGAAGTGGCCCGGCGATGCGCCGACTCGAGGCCGAACTGCTCGGCCGCGGTCACGTCCTGTCCGCCCGACTGCACGCGGCACTCGGCTCCCTGGCCCTCGACGAACTGGCCGCCGCGCACACCCGCCTGGTGGGGCTGGCCGACGACCTGCTCGGCTCCGACCGCACCCACACCCCGCTCTTCCGCCGCTTCCCCCGCACCGTGCCGCGCGACACCGAGGCGCTGTACGTGGACCGGGTGTTCGCCTTCCTGCTGCAACAGCCGCAGCACCCCTGCGTGCTGTGCGGCGAGGCGCGCACCGTGCACCCCGTCTCGCCGTGCGCACACCTGGTGTGCCGGCTGTGCTGGGACGGCGCCGACTACGCGGGCTGCCCCGTGTGCCACCGCCGGATCGACGCGGACGACCCCTTCCTGCGGCCGGTCCGCGCCGTCGGGGCCGCGAAGGCGCCCGTGCCCGGCCCGTTGCGGCTGCTGCGGCTGGGCACCGACCGGGCCGCCGACGCCACCGACGTGGTGGACGCCCTGCTGGCCCGTCGTACGCCCCTCTCCCCGCAGGACCGGGACGACCTGCTGACCCTGCTGCCCCTCACACCGGCAGGCCGGGGGGAACTGCCCGAGGACATCCCGGTCCGGGAGACCAAGGCACTCGTGCTGGGGGCGCTCGTACGGGAGGCGGCGGACGGCGTTCCGGTAGGGAAGCTGCTCGCCGAGCGGCTCACCACCGCCACCGACGTGTTGCGGCTGCTCGCCGTGCTCTCCGACGGCGACGCCGGGCTGGTGACGCCGACCCGTTTCACGAACCCGTCGCGCCCGCTGCGCCGCGAACTGCTCGCGATCCTCGACGGCTTGCCGACGGCGTACCTCGTGGAGGACGTGCTGCGCCACCCGACGGCATGGAAGCGGGCCGCGGAGGTCCTGCACCCCTTCGAGCGGCACACCCGGCACCCGCGTGCCGCCCTCGCCGTCGCGGTGCTCCGCGGCACCCCCGTCGACCCCGGCACCCCCTTCGGCGCCGCCCTGCTCGGCACGGCCGCCGCGCACCCCGACGCCGTCCGGGTGGACGGCGGCCGGATCCGCCCCGCGACCTGGGCCGGACGCCTGGAGCAGGCGGTGGCCGAGGGCGACGTCGGCCGGGCCGCGGCCCTCGCGGGGGAGCGCCCCGGCGAACTCGTGCGCCGACTCGACCGGTTGCTGTGTCTGCACACCGGCGACGCCCTCGAAGCGGAACTGGAGAAGGCCCTCCGGCGCGGACTGCCCAAGGTGGGCCCGGGGCCGCTGCTGTCGGCCCTCGGGGCGCTGCGGGTGCGCACCGAGGATCGCACCGGCGGCCGGCGCGTGTTCTTCCCGCGCGGGGACGTGACCCGAGCCCTGACCGTCGCGGAGCGCCGGGCCCCCCTGCCCGCCGGGCTGGTGTCGGCGGCGGTCGCGTCCCTGGAGGGGGAGGTGCTGCGCCGCTTCGCCGCCGGGCCGCCGTACGAACTCTCGGTGCTGGACCCGGGCCTGGCCGACGTCACCGTGCCCTTCACCGAGCGGAGCGCCGCGAAGGCACTGGTCGCGCTGGGCCGGGGCAGCGCGCAGCCGCTTCCCGGCGGCGCGCTGCTCCGGTTGTTCCTGCACTGGACCGAACCGCGGGGCAACCGTACGGACCTCGACCTCTCCGTCGCCTTCTTCGACGCGGCGTGGGAGTTCACCGGGCTGTGCGACTACACGAACCTGGTGCACGGGGTGGACGCCGCGGTCCACTCCGGCGACCTCACCTCGGCACCGGCACCGCGGGGCGCCACCGAGTACGTGGATCTGGATCTGGAACGGCTGGCCCGGCGGGGGGACGTCTACGCCGTCCCTCTGGTCTTCAGCTTCAACAACGTGCCGTTCGAGGAGTTGCCGGACGCCTTCGCGGGGTTCATGGCCCTGCCCGCAGGCGGCCCGCGGGACGCGTCGTACGACCCGCGCACGGTGCGTCAGCGCTTCGACCTGGCGGGCGACTCGCGGGTGTGCCTGCCGATGATCGTGGACCTGGGCCGCCGCCGGACGCTGTGGACCGACATCCATCTGCCGTCCGCGAGCGGTTTCCAGAGCGTCGGCTCGCACGGCGGGGGCGAGCTGGCGACGGTGGCCCGGAACGTGTGGGAGCAGTTCACCTCCGGCGGCCGGGCCACCCTGTGGGACCTCGCGGTGTGGCGGGCGGCGGCGCGTTCCTCCGAGGTCGCCGTGACGTGCCGAGGGCCGGAACCCGCGCTGCTGAGGTACCTCCGGCGGCCGGAGGAGACCCTCCAGGGGTTCGCCGCCAGAGTGGCGTCCACGGAGGACGGCGATGCGTGTCTCCCGCACTCCGACCCTGACGAGGCGGCGGCCCGACTGGCCGCCGGCAAGCGGGTGTTCCTCGCGACGGTCCACGGGGACATCGGCCCGGACCGGGCTTCGGGCACGCTGTACCGCGTGTTCCCGGGGCCGGGCGACGCCTCGGAGGCCCTGAGCCGCGTGACCGCCGGCGACATGGTCGCCGAGTTGGGGTGA
- a CDS encoding DUF969 domain-containing protein has translation MIVLLGVVVVILGFVTRRNPVLVVGVAGIVTGLLGRMSPLEVLAAFGRSFADSRSVTVYAIVLPVIGLLERYGLREQARNLIGRLGKLSAGRFLTVYLLVRQVTAAFGLNSIGGPAQTVRPLVAPMAEAAAERSTGAKLPDRLREKVRSYSASADTVGVFFGEDCFIAIGSILLITGFVNSTYHQEIEPTQLALWAIPLAVCAFVIHGARLLVMDRQLEREMALAAAEHELPLPEGADK, from the coding sequence ATGATCGTTCTTCTCGGTGTGGTCGTGGTGATCCTCGGATTCGTCACGCGCCGCAACCCCGTCCTCGTGGTGGGCGTCGCCGGTATCGTCACCGGACTGCTCGGCAGGATGAGCCCGCTGGAGGTCCTCGCGGCCTTCGGCCGGTCCTTCGCCGACAGCCGTTCGGTCACCGTCTACGCCATCGTGCTCCCGGTGATCGGCCTGCTGGAGCGCTACGGCCTGCGCGAGCAGGCCCGTAACCTCATCGGCCGCCTGGGCAAGCTCAGCGCCGGCCGGTTCCTCACGGTCTACCTGCTGGTCCGCCAGGTCACCGCGGCCTTCGGTCTCAACAGCATCGGCGGCCCGGCGCAGACCGTGCGGCCCCTGGTGGCACCCATGGCCGAGGCCGCCGCGGAACGCTCCACGGGGGCGAAGCTGCCCGACCGCCTGCGCGAGAAGGTGCGGTCCTACTCCGCGTCCGCCGACACCGTGGGCGTCTTCTTCGGCGAGGACTGCTTCATCGCCATCGGCTCCATCCTGCTGATCACCGGCTTCGTGAACTCCACGTACCACCAGGAGATCGAACCGACCCAGCTGGCCCTGTGGGCGATCCCGCTCGCGGTCTGCGCCTTCGTCATCCACGGTGCCCGGCTGCTGGTCATGGACAGGCAGCTGGAGCGCGAGATGGCCCTCGCCGCCGCCGAGCACGAGCTGCCGCTTCCCGAGGGGGCCGACAAGTGA
- a CDS encoding biotin-dependent carboxyltransferase family protein — MTAKLTAVRCGALTTVQDAGRRGHAHLGVPRSGALDAPAMRLANRLLGNHPDAAVLETTLTGCALRPDRAVTAVVGGAPCPVTVDGRPAAWGAPVRVPAGAILDVGTASAGVRSYVAVAGGIAVEPVLGSRSTDLLSGLGPDPLRDGDVVPLGLPARPVALPSAAPWPAPPTELVLPVRPGPRADWFSPAALRTLTSATYRVSPHSNRIGLRTEGPALERASTGELPSEGMVLGAVQVPPDGRPVIFLHDHPTTGGYPVVAVVAEPALAAAAQAVAGTPVRFTPG; from the coding sequence ATGACCGCCAAGCTCACGGCCGTGCGCTGCGGCGCGCTCACCACGGTGCAGGACGCGGGCCGGCGGGGCCACGCCCACCTGGGCGTGCCCCGCTCCGGCGCCCTCGACGCTCCGGCGATGCGGCTCGCCAACCGGCTGCTCGGCAACCACCCCGACGCCGCCGTCCTGGAGACCACCCTCACCGGCTGCGCCCTCCGGCCCGACCGTGCCGTCACCGCCGTGGTGGGCGGTGCTCCCTGCCCCGTCACCGTGGACGGACGGCCCGCGGCCTGGGGAGCTCCGGTGCGGGTGCCGGCCGGGGCGATCCTCGACGTGGGAACGGCGAGCGCGGGCGTGCGCTCGTACGTGGCGGTGGCGGGAGGAATCGCCGTCGAACCCGTGCTGGGCAGCCGCTCGACGGACCTGCTCTCGGGGCTCGGACCGGATCCCCTGCGGGACGGGGACGTCGTCCCGCTGGGCCTGCCCGCACGGCCGGTGGCACTTCCCTCCGCCGCCCCCTGGCCGGCGCCGCCCACCGAACTGGTCCTTCCGGTACGTCCGGGCCCGCGCGCCGACTGGTTCTCCCCGGCCGCCCTGCGCACCCTCACCTCGGCCACGTACCGCGTCTCCCCGCACAGCAACCGCATCGGGCTGCGGACCGAGGGGCCGGCGCTGGAGCGCGCGTCGACGGGAGAACTGCCCAGTGAGGGCATGGTCCTGGGCGCCGTACAGGTCCCGCCGGACGGACGTCCGGTGATCTTCCTCCACGACCATCCGACGACCGGCGGCTACCCGGTCGTCGCGGTCGTCGCGGAGCCCGCGCTGGCGGCGGCGGCCCAGGCGGTGGCCGGGACGCCGGTGCGCTTCACACCGGGCTGA
- a CDS encoding DUF6003 family protein, whose translation MTDDAYLVLLDGTAVTLGVPPAAVGDLACMETPAVRAWLDAQGVGASSAGLRLVPPEDTAAVPEGAERLPVPLSEEELSRVRHQAAPESVARLEDELLAYRTCADGREALLVRALAAGVPAHRVAQLTGEDLSTVRAIAV comes from the coding sequence ATGACCGACGACGCCTACCTCGTTCTGCTGGACGGCACGGCCGTGACGCTCGGGGTGCCTCCCGCGGCGGTCGGTGATCTGGCCTGCATGGAGACCCCCGCCGTGCGTGCCTGGCTGGACGCGCAGGGCGTCGGCGCCTCGTCCGCCGGACTCCGTCTGGTGCCGCCGGAGGACACGGCCGCCGTCCCCGAGGGCGCGGAGCGACTGCCCGTACCGCTGAGCGAGGAGGAGCTGAGCCGGGTACGCCACCAGGCCGCTCCGGAGAGCGTCGCCCGTCTTGAGGACGAGCTGCTCGCCTACCGCACCTGCGCGGACGGCCGCGAGGCCCTGCTCGTCCGCGCGTTGGCGGCCGGCGTGCCGGCCCACCGCGTCGCGCAACTCACCGGGGAGGACCTGTCGACCGTCCGGGCGATCGCCGTGTGA
- a CDS encoding MbtH family protein: MSTNPFDDTEGRFLVLVNDEGQHSLWPSFAEVPGGWTVAFEENTRDACLEYVEANWTDLRPRSLAEAMDA; the protein is encoded by the coding sequence ATGAGCACCAACCCCTTCGATGACACCGAGGGCCGTTTCCTCGTCCTGGTGAACGACGAGGGCCAGCACTCGCTCTGGCCCTCCTTCGCGGAGGTGCCCGGAGGGTGGACGGTCGCCTTCGAGGAGAACACCCGGGACGCCTGCCTGGAGTACGTCGAGGCCAACTGGACGGACCTGCGCCCGCGTTCCCTCGCCGAGGCCATGGACGCCTGA
- a CDS encoding 5-oxoprolinase subunit B family protein, whose amino-acid sequence MTGSRTVTTRPAGHRALLVELPDAEHTAAFHAELLRRRAAGALPPVEEIVPGARTVLVDGAADPEALARELSGWKVRPGDEDEGDVVEIAVRYDGPDLADVADRWGVAPDDVAALHMSRTYRVAFCGFAPGFGYLTGLPEELHVPRRTTPRTRVPAGAVALAGPYSAVYPRSTPGGWQLIGAMPDPGRLWDTGRERAALLTPGTRVRFVPADGVAAGATG is encoded by the coding sequence ATGACCGGGAGCCGGACGGTCACGACGCGTCCCGCCGGCCACCGCGCGCTCCTGGTCGAACTGCCCGACGCCGAGCACACCGCGGCCTTCCACGCCGAGCTGCTCCGTCGCCGCGCCGCCGGGGCCCTGCCGCCCGTGGAGGAGATCGTGCCGGGGGCGCGCACCGTGCTGGTGGACGGCGCGGCGGACCCGGAAGCGCTGGCCCGCGAGCTCTCCGGCTGGAAGGTGCGGCCGGGGGACGAGGACGAAGGCGACGTCGTGGAGATCGCCGTACGCTACGACGGCCCGGACCTGGCGGACGTGGCGGACCGATGGGGGGTCGCTCCCGACGACGTCGCCGCACTGCACATGTCCCGCACGTACCGCGTCGCGTTCTGCGGGTTCGCGCCCGGCTTCGGTTACCTCACGGGACTGCCCGAAGAGCTGCACGTCCCCCGCCGGACCACGCCCAGGACCAGGGTGCCGGCCGGCGCGGTCGCACTCGCCGGGCCCTACAGCGCGGTCTACCCGCGCTCCACGCCGGGCGGCTGGCAGCTGATCGGCGCCATGCCGGACCCGGGACGGCTGTGGGACACCGGACGGGAGCGGGCGGCGCTGCTCACCCCGGGGACGCGGGTGCGCTTCGTCCCGGCGGACGGCGTTGCCGCGGGGGCCACGGGATGA
- a CDS encoding alpha/beta hydrolase-fold protein, which yields MRLVGDDFAVFGLSGTPGTDAFWATARAPVSRPDGDGWVTLFLRRGSEAATVVFESWSAPVPLRRWGDTDCWYARVRMPARLRVTYQFLVGDSAYADPLNPAGAGGERSIAATPDAPAQPHWPLVDAAGVLPLPRARFRWASRRLGGRRTVRVHPVGGGGPLVLLLDGDDWLYLHPAMTAFESAVAGGEMPPVTLVFLPAGDRTAEFGCRPELWEAVEEELLPLVAESGVRADADRMVVAGQSLGGLSALYAALEFPGLVTRVACQSASFWWTPDAADRADPLAGPVGGALAARLRERPDLSALRVAFDVGEHERRMLPHCDLVESLTERAGATVRISRSASDHDRAGWRHALLRDVGWALGLPAGAPAVEPAASND from the coding sequence ATGAGGCTGGTGGGGGACGACTTCGCGGTGTTCGGCCTGTCCGGCACGCCCGGCACCGACGCGTTCTGGGCGACGGCGAGGGCACCGGTCTCACGGCCCGACGGCGACGGCTGGGTGACCCTTTTCCTGCGGCGCGGGAGCGAGGCGGCGACGGTCGTCTTCGAGAGCTGGTCGGCGCCGGTTCCCCTGCGGCGGTGGGGCGACACGGACTGCTGGTACGCGCGAGTGCGCATGCCCGCACGGCTGCGGGTGACGTACCAGTTCCTCGTCGGCGACTCGGCGTACGCCGATCCCCTCAACCCGGCCGGTGCCGGCGGCGAACGGTCCATCGCCGCCACCCCGGACGCGCCGGCCCAGCCGCACTGGCCCCTCGTCGACGCCGCCGGGGTCCTCCCCCTCCCCCGCGCCCGGTTCCGCTGGGCCAGCCGACGGCTCGGTGGGCGACGCACCGTGCGGGTCCATCCGGTGGGCGGCGGCGGACCGCTGGTCCTGTTGCTGGACGGGGACGACTGGCTGTACCTGCACCCGGCGATGACGGCGTTCGAGTCGGCCGTGGCGGGAGGTGAGATGCCTCCGGTCACCCTCGTCTTCCTGCCGGCCGGGGACCGGACGGCCGAGTTCGGGTGCCGGCCAGAACTGTGGGAGGCGGTCGAGGAGGAACTGCTGCCCCTGGTGGCGGAGAGCGGCGTGCGCGCCGACGCGGACCGGATGGTGGTCGCGGGACAGAGCCTCGGCGGGCTGAGCGCGTTGTACGCGGCCCTGGAGTTCCCCGGTCTGGTGACCCGCGTCGCCTGCCAGTCGGCGTCGTTCTGGTGGACACCCGACGCCGCCGACCGGGCCGACCCCTTGGCCGGTCCGGTCGGCGGCGCCTTGGCCGCGCGGCTGCGGGAGCGGCCCGACCTGTCCGCTCTGCGGGTCGCGTTCGACGTGGGGGAGCACGAACGCCGGATGCTCCCCCACTGCGACCTGGTGGAGTCCCTGACCGAGCGGGCCGGGGCGACCGTACGGATCTCGCGGTCGGCGTCGGACCACGACCGGGCGGGCTGGCGCCATGCCCTGCTCCGGGACGTCGGCTGGGCGCTCGGCCTCCCTGCCGGTGCCCCGGCCGTCGAGCCCGCCGCGTCGAACGACTGA
- a CDS encoding DUF6328 family protein yields the protein MTTTAEPTDEARAGRCDACDGRASADELEPPETPRERVNRRWNEIMQETRVAQTGVQILFGFLLSVAFTPLFRSLDTFDHVVYVITVVLGASATASLIAPVSLHRFLSGQRMKDEMVEIAHRLMMCGMVLLALTIGCTLLLILHVVVPGVLAEVLTGVVMLWFVLSWYALPLWLRRRSARK from the coding sequence ATGACCACTACCGCCGAACCGACCGACGAGGCACGGGCCGGTCGATGCGACGCATGTGACGGCCGTGCCTCCGCCGACGAGCTCGAACCACCCGAGACGCCGCGCGAGCGTGTCAACCGAAGATGGAACGAGATCATGCAGGAGACGCGCGTAGCACAGACAGGGGTGCAGATCCTCTTCGGCTTCCTGCTGAGCGTCGCCTTCACGCCCCTCTTCCGGTCCCTCGACACCTTCGACCACGTGGTCTACGTCATCACGGTGGTCCTCGGGGCGTCGGCCACGGCTTCGCTGATAGCACCGGTCTCCCTCCACCGCTTCCTGTCCGGGCAGCGCATGAAGGACGAGATGGTGGAGATCGCGCACCGCCTCATGATGTGCGGCATGGTGCTGTTGGCGTTGACGATCGGCTGCACACTCCTGCTCATCCTGCACGTCGTCGTGCCCGGTGTGCTGGCCGAAGTCCTCACGGGGGTGGTGATGCTGTGGTTCGTACTGTCCTGGTACGCCCTTCCCCTCTGGTTGCGCCGGCGCTCGGCCCGGAAGTGA